The following are encoded together in the Bombus affinis isolate iyBomAffi1 chromosome 6, iyBomAffi1.2, whole genome shotgun sequence genome:
- the LOC126918078 gene encoding trithorax group protein osa isoform X3, with amino-acid sequence MAATQAESQQNDVKLNESVKCAQKRPQVGGNSASVNTKQQLDPEPGDKVSRGAAQLLKYVNRGGDTGFEMSQYREDIGGHTAGEVKSPREAGQAPQESIGKQEPLDTPGHPNHPGHPFTSNVIRDYPEEYTNKSNEFPSKSLTDYPAKQVPEYMGKHGDFPGKQLDYHGATPTSFPGQPRFLSGQSISQATGPTPTLNQLLQASTPVHRFHGNYPGMGPEPYQQPWPIQRPPVVPPVYPQPGQRPPQTGSPRLHAGPGGPSSPTPMPYQQYTQRYSSPTRPHAPYSHHQLNSYTTQTSHPSSLYTEQRGWNQGGPPNPPPPSANQTNPSSQSPQRALSQSPAPPPSASPQPQSTSQSQSFHNLQQRSTTPNTQGIDSGELSGQNSNDSSNGPACPGTPNSQGMRPTPSPTGSTGSRSMSPAVGQQNVQMPPRPSSSQSDGSGPARMSHSPMTTQGAYQQPLGPSPHMHSYKMNNTGPGVVQPGPGSASLGGINPMGGGMGYAAGGTAAGQPGGYHGQGPYPPPRPHVQFPQGYPSPANSQPPPNNQYQASNRPNNLVQYPPYTHKMGFNSVPPGMPPSPGPPQVYGGSGTTGMVPPGAPGVAVIGNMGPPASSMGPPPPSPNHVSSQPPPTSSAVPHLHTPAATPPLNHEGSPMPPPSTTPNSHPASTPTPTSHSSADLTTETSNDSGITTTASGTSVINVTSTSSGTVTSVITTGPDGTSLDEGSQQSTLSNASAASGEDPTFPPKVRKDMMGGYHSHPTTPQSTVPSPGAASINSIHEEYPDMNSPGWPRTPASPVFNSHVPQDPYRPKKPDSLAKLYEMDDTMERRTWLDKLVNFMEERRTPITSCPTISKNPLDLFRLYLYVKERGGFMEVCKVTKNKTWKDIAGLLGIGASSSAAYTLRKHYTKHLLAYECHFDRGGVDPQPIINQVEAGSKKKPSKGTASVPSPGSSNSQDSFPAAGSSNASMDGYGSYQSGYTGGTPGGPSSEYTPPPPRPPSQSSAPSPHQGGLNQGGQNSTNPFDDGVGRLFRKSNATPHPGPLRASGIQQGSYQNTGSYQNYPQDQYNRSQANTLSQQGEFNQPYSPRSHYSPYVPDVDRGYPGGNMPPNNASGQDIYNRYSSSQQPANYSAGTPPNARSNSYPSAPQAHPPTVPQQTATSQPSSPSQPSAASSYSCPQDYYRPEQGGYGAPGGTQIYSGGANANKNMPPPPPGPNPPRRHPDFAKDQQYPQYNQQRPAYPGWPNTTNQYNSNSGNNRVQYPSQPPQPQVQQQQPQPQQQTPQSASSTPSSVLPNSQQWGSQQPNRTTPQPTLNAIAHAPPPWDHRYTNQPSPLYPTPGNHQNQLGINPMISQQPTSKREMTFPPDSVEAMTPLLYKRRKLTRADVAPIEAWRIMMALRSGLLAESCWALDVLNILLFDDSSVSYFGLAHLPGLLDVLLEHFSRSLSDMFESPVNEDDRNWNQSADGPEVDLGAVTRPIDPEDRTKLLSSANYTFLSRRGRPVKIVPRDDDLFVLDTRRSWDHQDCESETEPWQVDNNTTKYIVTCFQSEIGSVPFARLLRDEKPPLLQKEVECTDMKDETKADSGTLEASEFSQKTAEPGEKPKETNEKKQLDKKKKTKTLSDVLSRIKKEPVEMNDLTRELFEKKNDGFKKECDTETKVNNNMGEHFADIPKPEEEAVPTQNGLNDMTSNAEVEKIEIKVENEEQESVMKDDNKEGPRLNIKDPAGTLKRRRISDYEDESYSRDEASLYLVTETQDNLARRCVCLSTILRNLTFIPGNEAEFAKNVTFLSLLGKLLLLHHEHPVRTQKTRNYDREEDADFADSCSSLQGESEWWWDFLHHIRENVLVMAANIAGHMDLSQHPEEISRPVLDGLLHWAVCPAAHGQDPFPTVGPNSSLSPQRLALEALCKLCVTECNVDLVVATPPYSRLQRLCSVLTRLLCRSEEQVLREFGVNLLHFLSAADSGVARTIALQTPCVALLVAFIEQAESSALGVANQHGLAALRDNPESMGTSLDMLRRAAGTLLNLARHPDNRTLLLQHESRLLALVMSQILDQQVAAIVARVLFQCSRGT; translated from the exons ATGGCTGCGACGCAAGCCGAGAGCCAACAAAACGATGTGAAGCTGAACGAGTCCGTGAAATGTGCACAGAAACGTCCGCAAGTCGGTGGGAATAGTGCAAGTGTTAATACGAAGCAGCAGCTGGATCCAGAGCCGGGTGATAAAGTGTCCCGGGGCGCGGCCCAGCTGCTTAAATATGTGAATCGCGGCGGGGACACGGGTTTCGAGATGAGTCAATACCGCGAGGACATTGGTGGACACACTGCCGGTGAAGTCAAATCACCAAGGGAGGCTGGACAAGCTCCTCAAGAATCTATCGGCAAACAAGAGCCTCTCGATACGCCCGGGCATCCAAACCATCCCGGACATCCGTTCACCTCGAACGTAATACGCGATTATCCGGAGGAGTATACCAACAAATCAAACGAATTTCCCTCCAAATCATTGACCGATTATCCAGCGAAGCAGGTACCAGAGTACATGGGAAAGCATGGAGACTTTCCAGGGAAACAGTTGGATTATCATG GGGCTACGCCAACCAGTTTTCCGGGTCAACCAAGGTTTTTATCAGGGCAAAGTATATCACAAGCTACTGGTCCAACACCAACGTTAAATCAGTTACTCCAAGCATCTACTCCTGTTCACCGTTTTCATGGAAATTATCCTGGAATGGGGCCAGAGCCTTATCAACAACCATGGCCCATCCAACGACCCCCAGTTGTCCCTCCGGTTTATCCACAACCTGGCCAACGTCCTCCACAGACG GGGTCACCAAGATTGCATGCAGGACCTGGAGGACCAAGTTCCCCAACTCCTATGCCATATCAACAATATACACAACGTTATTCTTCTCCTACAAGACCTCATGCACCATACAGCCACCATCAG ctAAACTCATATACTACGCAAACTAGCCATCCTTCCAGTTTATACACAGAACAGAGAGGTTGGAATCAAGGTGGACCACCAAATCCACCACCACCTTCAGCCAATCAGACCAATCCTTCCAGCCAATCACCACAGCGTGCTCTTTCTCAATCCCCAGCACCACCACCTTCTGCATCTCCACAACCACAGTCAACTAGCCAATCTCAA AGTTTCCATAACTTACAGCAACGATCAACAACACCAAATACTCAAGGAATAGATTCAGGG gAATTATCTGGACAAAATAGTAACGATAGTTCGAATGGACCTGCTTGTCCTGGAACACCAAATTCACAGGGGATGAGACCCACCCCTTCTCCTACAGGATCTACAGGTTCTCGCTCGATGTCCCCTGCTGTTG GTCAACAAAACGTTCAGATGCCTCCACGCCCGTCAAGTAGCCAGTCAGATGGTAGTGGACCTGCACGAATGAGTCACTCTCCTATGACAACTCAAG GAGCATACCAGCAGCCATTGGGTCCTTCGCCACACATGCATAGCTATAAAATGAATAACACTGGTCCTGGTGTTGTTCAACCAGGACCTGGTTCTGCAAGCCTTGGTGGAATAAACCCAATGGGTGGTGGTATGGGATATGCAGCTGGTGGAACGGCTGCAGGTCAGCCTGGGGGTTATCATGGGCAAGGTCCCTATCCACCTCCCCGTCCACATGTACAATTTCCACAGGGATATCCATCACCAGCTAATTCACAACCACCACCCAACAATCAGTATCAAGCTTCTAATAGGCCCAATAATTTGGTGCAATATCCTCCATATACA CATAAAATGGGATTTAATAGTGTACCACCAGGGATGCCACCTAGTCCAGGACCACCTCAGGTTTATGGAGGTAGTGGTACAACAGGTATGGTACCTCCAGGTGCCCCTGGAGTAGCCGTGATTGGTAATATGGGTCCACCGGCAAGTTCAATGGGTCCTCCACCTCCATCCCCTAATCACGTTAGTAGTCAACCACCACCAACCAGCTCAGCTGTACCACATTTGCATACTCCTGCGGCTACACCACCTCTCAATCACGAAGGAAGTCCAATGCCTCCACCAAGTACTACACCCAATTCACATCCCGCTTCAACACCAACACCAACTAGCCATAGTTCTGCAGATCTTACTACTGAAACTTCTAATGATAGTGGCATAACTACCACTGCTTCAG GTACATCAGTTATAAATGTTACTTCCACTTCAAGTGGCACTGTTACATCTGTAATAACAACTGGTCCTGATGGTACATCCTTAGATGAAGGTTCTCAACAGTCGACGTTGTCAAACGCATCAGCTG ctTCTGGAGAAGATCCAACATTTCCACCAAAGGTACGGAAGGATATGATGGGAGGATATCATAGCCATCCAACTACACCACAGAGTACAGTTCCATCACCTGGTGCTGCGAGTATTAACTCCATACACGAAGAATATCCTGATATGAACAGTCCTGGTTGGCCACGTACTCCTGCTAGTCCT gtATTTAACAGTCATGTGCCTCAAGACCCGTACAGACCTAAG AAACCAGACAGTTTAGCAAAGCTGTATGAAATGGATGATACAATGGAACGAAGAACATGGTTGGATAAATTAGTTAACTTCATGGAAGAACGAAGAACACCTATTACTAGCTGTCCTACCATCTCCAAGAACCCCCTCGACCTATTTCGGCTATACCTCTACGTGAAAGAGAGGGGGGGCTTCATGGAGGTATGCAAG GTGACCAAAAATAAAACGTGGAAAGATATAGCTGGATTATTGGGCATTGGTGCAAGTAGCAGTGCAGCATACACACTAAGGAAACACTATACCAAGCATTTGTTAGCGTATGAATGTCATTTCGACCGTGGAGGTGTCGATCCTCAGCCTATCATAAATCAAGTTGAAGCTGGTTCAAAAAAGAAACCATCAAAAGGAACTGCCTCCGTACCTTCACCAG GATCTTCCAATTCACAAGATTCCTTCCCTGCTGCTGGATCAAGTAATGCTTCCATGGATGGTTATGGAAGTTATCAGAGTGGTTATACTGGTGGTACACCCGGAGGACCCTCGTCAGAGTATACACCTCCTCCTCCAAGACCACCTAGTCAGAGTAGTGCACCTTCTCCACATCAAG GTGGTTTGAACCAGGGCGGGCAGAATAGCACGAATCCGTTCGACGACGGCGTGGGACGCCTTTTTCGCAAGTCGAACGCAACGCCCCACCCTGGTCCGCTACGAGCCTCAG GTATACAACAAGGCAGTTACCAGAATACAGGTTCCTACCAAAACTACCCTCAAGATCAGTACAATCGGTCGCAAGCAAACACATTGTCACAACAGGGAGAATTTAATCAACCTTACTCACCGCGATCACATTATTCACCTTATGTACCAGACGTTGATAG AGGATACCCTGGGGGAAATATGCCGCCGAACAATGCTAGCGGACAAGATATATACAATAGATATAGTAGTAGTCAACAGCCAGCAAATTATTCGGCGGGTACACCACCTAATGCAAGAAGTAATAGCTATCCATCTGCGCCTCAAGCACATCCACCTACTGTACCGCAACAAACGGCAACGAGCCAACCTTCTTCACCTTCACAGCCTTCTGCTGCTTCGTCTTATTCTTGCCCTCAAGATTATTATCGACCGGAACAG GGTGGATATGGAGCTCCTGGAGGAACACAGATATACTCAGGTGGTGCGAATGCAAATAAGAATatgccaccgccaccgccaggTCCAAATCCACCTAGACGTCACCCAGATTTTGCCAAAGACCAACAGTATCCGCAATATAATCAACAACGACCAGCCTACCCAg GATGGCCAAATACAACTAATCAGTACAATAGTAATAGTGGAAATAATAGAGTTCAATATCCATCTCAACCACCACAACCCCAGGTACAGCAACAACAACCACAACCGCAACAGCAAACACCACAGTCTGCTTCTTCTACGCCTTCGTCAGTACTTCCTAATAGTCAACAGTGGGGTAGCCAGCAACCAAATAGAACCACACCTCAGCCGACATTGAATGCTATAGCTCACGCTCCTCCACCGTGGGATCATCGTTATACGAATCAACCGTCCCCTCTTTATCCTACACCTGGAAATCATCAG AATCAGCTTGGTATAAATCCCATGATTAGCCAGCAGCCAACATCGAAAAGAGAAATGACATTCCCTCCCGATAGTGTGGAAGCGATGACACCACTTCTGTACAAACGGCGGAAACTTACACGTGCCGATGTAGCACCGATAGAAGCTTGGCGTATTATGATGGCCTTGAGGTCAGGCTTATTAGCCGAAAGCTGTTGGGCTCTTGATGTATTAAATATCTTACTATTCGATGACTCTTCT GTAAGTTATTTCGGGCTGGCACACTTACCTGGGCTGTTGGATGTTTTGTTGGAACATTTCTCACGTTCTTTGTCCGATATGTTCGAATCACCAGTAAATGAAGATGATCGAAATTGGAACCAATCAGCAGATGGTCCGGAAGTCGATCTCGGTGCCGTAACACGTCCCATTGATCCTGAAGATCGAACGAAATTACTTTCATCAGCAAATTACACGTTTCTGTCGAGACGTGGTCGTCCAGTAAAAATCGTTCCAAGAGATGACGATTTGTTTGTTCTAGACACAAGGAGATCTTGGGATCATCAAGACTGTGAATCAGAAACTGAACCCTGGCAAGTTGATAATAATACCACTAAGTACATAGTGACGTGTTTTCAATCTGAAATAGGATCAGTACCATTTGCCCGCCTCCTTCGAGACGAGAAACCGCCTTTGCTGCAGAAGGAAGTAGAGTGTACAGACATGAAAGACGAAACCAAAGCAGATTCTGGTACACTCGAAGCATCAGAGTTCTCTCAAAAGACAGCTGAACCTGGGGAGAAACCAAAAGAAACGAATGAGAAGAAACAGctagacaagaagaagaagacaaaaACTTTGAGTGATGTTTTGTCGAGGATTAAGAAAGAACCGGTTGAGATGAACGATCTTACGAGAGAACTATTTGAGAAAAAGAACGACGGGTTCAAGAAAGAGTGTGACACCGAGACAAAGGTGAATAACAATATGGGTGAACACTTTGCAGACATACCGAAACCCGAAGAGGAGGCCGTGCCTACACAAAACGGTTTGAACGACATGACAAGCAACGCCGAGGTGGAGAAAATTGAGATCAAAGTGGAGAACGAGGAACAAGAATCAGTAATGAAAGATGATAATAAGGAGGGACCAAGATTAAACATAAAAGATCCAGCTGGCACGTTAAAAAGAAGACGAATAAGCGACTACGAGGACGAGAGTTACTCGAGGGACGAAGCAAGTTTGTATCTTGTTACAGAGACGCAAGATAACCTGGCTCGACGTTGCGTCTGTTTGTCCACAATTCTAAGGAATCTCACATTTATCCCGGGCAACGAGGCTGAATTCGCCAAGAATGTAACGTTTCTGAGTCTTCTTGGTAAGTTATTGTTACTGCATCACGAACATCCGGTAAGGACGCAGAAAACACGAAACTACGATCGCGAGGAGGACGCAGATTTCGCAGACTCTTGCAGCAGCTTACAAGGAGAGAGCGAGTGGTGGTGGGATTTTTTGCATCACATCAGAGAAAACGTGCTGGTTATGGCAGCAAACATAGCCGGTCACATGGATCTAAGTCAACACCCAGAAGAAATATCTCGACCGGTGTTGGATGGTCTTCTGCATTGGGCGGTGTGTCCTGCTGCTCATGGACAAGATCCTTTCCCCACTGTTGGCCCGAACTCTTCTTTATCACCGCAACGACTAGCACTGGAGGCTTTGTGCAAGCTTTGCGTGACGGAATGCAACGTAGATCTAGTAGTTGCTACACCCCCTTACTCAAGACTTCAGAGACTTTGCTCGGTATTGACCAGGCTACTCTGCCGAAGTGAGGAGCAAGTGTTGCGCGAGTTCGGCGTGAACTTGCTTCACTTTCTATCTGCAGCAGACAGTGGTGTGGCTCGTACAATCGCTTTGCAGACACCTTGCGTGGCCCTATTGGTGGCGTTTATCGAACAGGCAGAATCAAGTGCATTGGGGGTTGCAAATCAACATGGATTGGCTGCACTACGTGATAATCCTGAGTCAATGGGCACCAGTTTGGACATGCTGCGACGTGCTGCTGGTACGCTGCTGAACCTCGCCAGGCATCCTGATAACAGAACTCTGTTATTACAGCACGAATCACGATTACTCGCCTTGGTGATGAGTCAAATTTTAGATCAGCAAGTGGCCGCAATCGTTGCTCGTGTATTGTTCCAGTGTTCCAGGGGCACGTAA